From Puntigrus tetrazona isolate hp1 chromosome 8, ASM1883169v1, whole genome shotgun sequence, the proteins below share one genomic window:
- the osbpl9 gene encoding oxysterol-binding protein-related protein 9 isoform X5, with protein MVESIKHCIVLLQIAKDQSNEQQHANGLISTINPVDGVFQPTPLNTSVVSASAMPTQTTLPTDGAQVCKTEQRPSSLPVGPVVTVMGSLQTPTPNSTGSGPSAPSSSVTSPSHMNVPPHTVPDFSYSSSEDEFYDADEFYQSSTSPKHCIDPNRTAAVNSEDGTALKRPDTNESINSSMSNGTTDADQFDSHDEKDDDGEGESVEEHKSVIMHLLSQVRLGMDLTKVVLPTFILERRSLLEMYADFFAHPDLFVSIAEQQDPRDRMVHVVKWYLSAFHAGRKGSVAKKPYNPILGEVFFCHWDLPTETEDLAASVSKSVSDGPVPWSSKNSVSFVAEQVSHHPPISAFYAECFSKKIQFNAHIWTKSKFLGMSIGVHNIGQGCVSCLEYDEHYILTFPNGYGRSILTVPWVELGGECNISCSKSGYSANIVFHTKPFYGGKKHRITAEIFAPSDKKSFCSIEGEWNGVMYSKLATGENAVFIDTKKIGIIKKKVRKLEDQLEYESRSLWKDVTVNLKLKDIDAATEAKHRLEEKQRAEARERKEKEMQWETRLFHEDGECWVYDKPLLKRLASQRH; from the exons ATGGTAGAGTCCATCAAACACTGTATCGTACTACTACAGATTGCCAAG gaTCAAAGTAACGAACAGCAACACGCAAACGGACTGATA AGCACCATAAACCCAGTGGATGGGGTATTCCAGCCTACCCCTCTCAACACTTCTGTAGTCAGTGCCAGTGCCATGCCAACACAGACCACTCTACCCACAG ATGGAGCTCAGGTGTGTAAAACGGAACAGAGGCCTTCTTCTTTACCCGTGGGCCCTGTTGTTACGGTGATGGGCAGCCTTCAGACCCCCACTCCCAACAGCACAG GGAGTGGTCCTTCAGCGCCGAGCAGCAGTGTGACTTCGCCCAGTCACATGAACGTACCGCCCCACACCGTCCCTGACTTCTCCTATTCCAGCAGTGAAGACGAGTTTTACGACGCAGATGAGTTTTATCAGAGCAGCACCTCACCAAAACACTGCATAGA TCCAAACAGAACTGCCGCTGTGAACAGTGAAGACGGCACGGCCCTGAAACGGCCAGACACCAACGAATCAATCAACTCCTCCATGTCGAACGGCACCACTGACGCAG ATCAGTTTGACAGTCATGATGAGAAAGATGATGACGGCGAGGGTGAGTCCGTGGAAGAACACAAAAGTGTCATCATGCATCTGCTGTCTCAAGTGCGACTGGGCATGGATCTCACCaaa GTTGTCTTGCCGACATTTATCTTGGAGCGGAGGTCGTTACTGGAAATGTATGCAGATTTCTTTGCACACCCAGATTTGTTTGTAAG TATTGCAGAGCAGCAGGATCCAAGGGACCGCATGGTGCATGTGGTAAAGTGGTACCTCTCAGCCTTTCACGCTGGTCGGAAAGGATCTGTGGCCAAGAAGCCCTACAACCCCATTCTGGGTGAGGTGTTTTTCTGTCACTGGGACCTGCCTACCGAAACAGAGGATCTCGCTGCTTCTGTGAGT AAGTCTGTATCAGATGGGCCAGTGCCGTGGAGTAGCAAAAACAGTGTGTCATTTGTGGCAGAGCAGGTTTCTCACCACCCTCCTA tatctGCATTTTATGCTGAATGTTTCAGCAAAAAAATCCAGTTCAACGCCCACATCTGGACAAAATCAAAGTTCCTTGGAATGTCAATCGGTGTCCATAATATTGGTCAAG GTTGTGTGTCTTGTCTTGAATATGATGAGCACTATATTCTCACTTTTCCCAATGGCTATGGGAG GTCAATCCTCACTGTTCCATGGGTTGAGCTGGGTGGAGAGTGCAATATTTCCTGTTCCAAATCTGGCTACAGTGCCAATATAGTTTTCCACACCAAACCATTCTATGGTGGAAAGAAGCACAGAATAACTGCAGAGATATT CGCTCCCAGTGATAAGAAGTCATTCTGCTCCATAGAGGGAGAGTGGAATGGTGTGATGTATTCCAAATTGGCTACCGGG GAAAATGCAGTATTCATTGACACAAAGAAAATAGGAATTATTAAGAAGAAAGTGCGGAAATTGGAGGACCAGTTGGAATATGAATCCAGAAG TTTGTGGAAGGACGTGACCGTGAACCTGAAACTGAAGGACATCGATGCTGCGACGGAAGCCAAACACAGGCTGGAGGAGAAACAGAGGGCGGAGGCCAGAGAACGGAAGGAGAAGGAGATGCAATGGGAGACGAGA CTGTTTCATGAGGATGGTGAATGCTGGGTCTATGACAAGCCTCTTCTGAAGCGACTAGCATCGCAACGACACTGA
- the osbpl9 gene encoding oxysterol-binding protein-related protein 9 isoform X3 — protein sequence MASIMEGPLSKWTNVMKGWQYRWFVLDYNAGLLSYYTSKDKMMRGSRRGCVRLRGAVIGIDDEDDSTFTITVDQKTFHFQARDADEREKWIHALEGTILRHTLQREAETGFVPSVQDFDKKLAEADAYLQILIDQLKLFDEKIKDCKEDESRRKIENLKDTTCSMVESIKHCIVLLQIAKSTINPVDGVFQPTPLNTSVVSASAMPTQTTLPTDGAQVCKTEQRPSSLPVGPVVTVMGSLQTPTPNSTGSGPSAPSSSVTSPSHMNVPPHTVPDFSYSSSEDEFYDADEFYQSSTSPKHCIDPNRTAAVNSEDGTALKRPDTNESINSSMSNGTTDADQFDSHDEKDDDGEGESVEEHKSVIMHLLSQVRLGMDLTKVVLPTFILERRSLLEMYADFFAHPDLFVSIAEQQDPRDRMVHVVKWYLSAFHAGRKGSVAKKPYNPILGEVFFCHWDLPTETEDLAASVSKSVSDGPVPWSSKNSVSFVAEQVSHHPPISAFYAECFSKKIQFNAHIWTKSKFLGMSIGVHNIGQGCVSCLEYDEHYILTFPNGYGRSILTVPWVELGGECNISCSKSGYSANIVFHTKPFYGGKKHRITAEIFAPSDKKSFCSIEGEWNGVMYSKLATGENAVFIDTKKIGIIKKKVRKLEDQLEYESRSLWKDVTVNLKLKDIDAATEAKHRLEEKQRAEARERKEKEMQWETRLFHEDGECWVYDKPLLKRLASQRH from the exons ATGGCGTCCATCATGGAGGGGCCGCTGAGCAAATGGACTAACGTCATGAAGGGGTGGCAGTACCGCTGGTTCGTACTGGACTATAACGCCGGCCTGCTGTCATACTATACT TCCAAGGACAAGATGATGCGTGGCTCTAGAAGAGGTTGTGTGCGACTACGG GGAGCTGTGATTGGAATCGATGACGAGGACGACAGCACTTTCACCATTACCGTGGACCAGAAGACTTTCCATTTTCAGG CCCGTGACGCAGACGAGCGGGAGAAGTGGATTCATGCCTTAGAGGGGACGATTCTTCGCCACACCCTTCAGCGG GAGGCAGAAACAGGATTCGTTCCCAGCGTTCAGGACTTCGACAAGAAGCTAGCTGAAGCAGATGCGTATTTGCAGATTTTGATCGACCAGTTAAAA ctttttgatgaaaaaattAAAGACTGCAAGGAAGATGAGTCACGCAGA AAAATCGAGAACCTGAAGGACACGACTTGT aGTATGGTAGAGTCCATCAAACACTGTATCGTACTACTACAGATTGCCAAG AGCACCATAAACCCAGTGGATGGGGTATTCCAGCCTACCCCTCTCAACACTTCTGTAGTCAGTGCCAGTGCCATGCCAACACAGACCACTCTACCCACAG ATGGAGCTCAGGTGTGTAAAACGGAACAGAGGCCTTCTTCTTTACCCGTGGGCCCTGTTGTTACGGTGATGGGCAGCCTTCAGACCCCCACTCCCAACAGCACAG GGAGTGGTCCTTCAGCGCCGAGCAGCAGTGTGACTTCGCCCAGTCACATGAACGTACCGCCCCACACCGTCCCTGACTTCTCCTATTCCAGCAGTGAAGACGAGTTTTACGACGCAGATGAGTTTTATCAGAGCAGCACCTCACCAAAACACTGCATAGA TCCAAACAGAACTGCCGCTGTGAACAGTGAAGACGGCACGGCCCTGAAACGGCCAGACACCAACGAATCAATCAACTCCTCCATGTCGAACGGCACCACTGACGCAG ATCAGTTTGACAGTCATGATGAGAAAGATGATGACGGCGAGGGTGAGTCCGTGGAAGAACACAAAAGTGTCATCATGCATCTGCTGTCTCAAGTGCGACTGGGCATGGATCTCACCaaa GTTGTCTTGCCGACATTTATCTTGGAGCGGAGGTCGTTACTGGAAATGTATGCAGATTTCTTTGCACACCCAGATTTGTTTGTAAG TATTGCAGAGCAGCAGGATCCAAGGGACCGCATGGTGCATGTGGTAAAGTGGTACCTCTCAGCCTTTCACGCTGGTCGGAAAGGATCTGTGGCCAAGAAGCCCTACAACCCCATTCTGGGTGAGGTGTTTTTCTGTCACTGGGACCTGCCTACCGAAACAGAGGATCTCGCTGCTTCTGTGAGT AAGTCTGTATCAGATGGGCCAGTGCCGTGGAGTAGCAAAAACAGTGTGTCATTTGTGGCAGAGCAGGTTTCTCACCACCCTCCTA tatctGCATTTTATGCTGAATGTTTCAGCAAAAAAATCCAGTTCAACGCCCACATCTGGACAAAATCAAAGTTCCTTGGAATGTCAATCGGTGTCCATAATATTGGTCAAG GTTGTGTGTCTTGTCTTGAATATGATGAGCACTATATTCTCACTTTTCCCAATGGCTATGGGAG GTCAATCCTCACTGTTCCATGGGTTGAGCTGGGTGGAGAGTGCAATATTTCCTGTTCCAAATCTGGCTACAGTGCCAATATAGTTTTCCACACCAAACCATTCTATGGTGGAAAGAAGCACAGAATAACTGCAGAGATATT CGCTCCCAGTGATAAGAAGTCATTCTGCTCCATAGAGGGAGAGTGGAATGGTGTGATGTATTCCAAATTGGCTACCGGG GAAAATGCAGTATTCATTGACACAAAGAAAATAGGAATTATTAAGAAGAAAGTGCGGAAATTGGAGGACCAGTTGGAATATGAATCCAGAAG TTTGTGGAAGGACGTGACCGTGAACCTGAAACTGAAGGACATCGATGCTGCGACGGAAGCCAAACACAGGCTGGAGGAGAAACAGAGGGCGGAGGCCAGAGAACGGAAGGAGAAGGAGATGCAATGGGAGACGAGA CTGTTTCATGAGGATGGTGAATGCTGGGTCTATGACAAGCCTCTTCTGAAGCGACTAGCATCGCAACGACACTGA
- the osbpl9 gene encoding oxysterol-binding protein-related protein 9 isoform X2, producing the protein MASIMEGPLSKWTNVMKGWQYRWFVLDYNAGLLSYYTSKDKMMRGSRRGCVRLRGAVIGIDDEDDSTFTITVDQKTFHFQARDADEREKWIHALEGTILRHTLQREAETGFVPSVQDFDKKLAEADAYLQILIDQLKLFDEKIKDCKEDESRRKIENLKDTTCSMVESIKHCIVLLQIAKDQSNEQQHANGLISTINPVDGVFQPTPLNTSVVSASAMPTQTTLPTDGAQVCKTEQRPSSLPVGPVVTVMGSLQTPTPNSTGSGPSAPSSSVTSPSHMNVPPHTVPDFSYSSSEDEFYDADEFYQSSTSPKHCIDPNRTAAVNSEDGTALKRPDTNESINSSMSNGTTDADQFDSHDEKDDDGEGESVEEHKSVIMHLLSQVRLGMDLTKVVLPTFILERRSLLEMYADFFAHPDLFVSIAEQQDPRDRMVHVVKWYLSAFHAGRKGSVAKKPYNPILGEVFFCHWDLPTETEDLAASKSVSDGPVPWSSKNSVSFVAEQVSHHPPISAFYAECFSKKIQFNAHIWTKSKFLGMSIGVHNIGQGCVSCLEYDEHYILTFPNGYGRSILTVPWVELGGECNISCSKSGYSANIVFHTKPFYGGKKHRITAEIFAPSDKKSFCSIEGEWNGVMYSKLATGENAVFIDTKKIGIIKKKVRKLEDQLEYESRSLWKDVTVNLKLKDIDAATEAKHRLEEKQRAEARERKEKEMQWETRLFHEDGECWVYDKPLLKRLASQRH; encoded by the exons ATGGCGTCCATCATGGAGGGGCCGCTGAGCAAATGGACTAACGTCATGAAGGGGTGGCAGTACCGCTGGTTCGTACTGGACTATAACGCCGGCCTGCTGTCATACTATACT TCCAAGGACAAGATGATGCGTGGCTCTAGAAGAGGTTGTGTGCGACTACGG GGAGCTGTGATTGGAATCGATGACGAGGACGACAGCACTTTCACCATTACCGTGGACCAGAAGACTTTCCATTTTCAGG CCCGTGACGCAGACGAGCGGGAGAAGTGGATTCATGCCTTAGAGGGGACGATTCTTCGCCACACCCTTCAGCGG GAGGCAGAAACAGGATTCGTTCCCAGCGTTCAGGACTTCGACAAGAAGCTAGCTGAAGCAGATGCGTATTTGCAGATTTTGATCGACCAGTTAAAA ctttttgatgaaaaaattAAAGACTGCAAGGAAGATGAGTCACGCAGA AAAATCGAGAACCTGAAGGACACGACTTGT aGTATGGTAGAGTCCATCAAACACTGTATCGTACTACTACAGATTGCCAAG gaTCAAAGTAACGAACAGCAACACGCAAACGGACTGATA AGCACCATAAACCCAGTGGATGGGGTATTCCAGCCTACCCCTCTCAACACTTCTGTAGTCAGTGCCAGTGCCATGCCAACACAGACCACTCTACCCACAG ATGGAGCTCAGGTGTGTAAAACGGAACAGAGGCCTTCTTCTTTACCCGTGGGCCCTGTTGTTACGGTGATGGGCAGCCTTCAGACCCCCACTCCCAACAGCACAG GGAGTGGTCCTTCAGCGCCGAGCAGCAGTGTGACTTCGCCCAGTCACATGAACGTACCGCCCCACACCGTCCCTGACTTCTCCTATTCCAGCAGTGAAGACGAGTTTTACGACGCAGATGAGTTTTATCAGAGCAGCACCTCACCAAAACACTGCATAGA TCCAAACAGAACTGCCGCTGTGAACAGTGAAGACGGCACGGCCCTGAAACGGCCAGACACCAACGAATCAATCAACTCCTCCATGTCGAACGGCACCACTGACGCAG ATCAGTTTGACAGTCATGATGAGAAAGATGATGACGGCGAGGGTGAGTCCGTGGAAGAACACAAAAGTGTCATCATGCATCTGCTGTCTCAAGTGCGACTGGGCATGGATCTCACCaaa GTTGTCTTGCCGACATTTATCTTGGAGCGGAGGTCGTTACTGGAAATGTATGCAGATTTCTTTGCACACCCAGATTTGTTTGTAAG TATTGCAGAGCAGCAGGATCCAAGGGACCGCATGGTGCATGTGGTAAAGTGGTACCTCTCAGCCTTTCACGCTGGTCGGAAAGGATCTGTGGCCAAGAAGCCCTACAACCCCATTCTGGGTGAGGTGTTTTTCTGTCACTGGGACCTGCCTACCGAAACAGAGGATCTCGCTGCTTCT AAGTCTGTATCAGATGGGCCAGTGCCGTGGAGTAGCAAAAACAGTGTGTCATTTGTGGCAGAGCAGGTTTCTCACCACCCTCCTA tatctGCATTTTATGCTGAATGTTTCAGCAAAAAAATCCAGTTCAACGCCCACATCTGGACAAAATCAAAGTTCCTTGGAATGTCAATCGGTGTCCATAATATTGGTCAAG GTTGTGTGTCTTGTCTTGAATATGATGAGCACTATATTCTCACTTTTCCCAATGGCTATGGGAG GTCAATCCTCACTGTTCCATGGGTTGAGCTGGGTGGAGAGTGCAATATTTCCTGTTCCAAATCTGGCTACAGTGCCAATATAGTTTTCCACACCAAACCATTCTATGGTGGAAAGAAGCACAGAATAACTGCAGAGATATT CGCTCCCAGTGATAAGAAGTCATTCTGCTCCATAGAGGGAGAGTGGAATGGTGTGATGTATTCCAAATTGGCTACCGGG GAAAATGCAGTATTCATTGACACAAAGAAAATAGGAATTATTAAGAAGAAAGTGCGGAAATTGGAGGACCAGTTGGAATATGAATCCAGAAG TTTGTGGAAGGACGTGACCGTGAACCTGAAACTGAAGGACATCGATGCTGCGACGGAAGCCAAACACAGGCTGGAGGAGAAACAGAGGGCGGAGGCCAGAGAACGGAAGGAGAAGGAGATGCAATGGGAGACGAGA CTGTTTCATGAGGATGGTGAATGCTGGGTCTATGACAAGCCTCTTCTGAAGCGACTAGCATCGCAACGACACTGA
- the osbpl9 gene encoding oxysterol-binding protein-related protein 9 isoform X1, producing MASIMEGPLSKWTNVMKGWQYRWFVLDYNAGLLSYYTSKDKMMRGSRRGCVRLRGAVIGIDDEDDSTFTITVDQKTFHFQARDADEREKWIHALEGTILRHTLQREAETGFVPSVQDFDKKLAEADAYLQILIDQLKLFDEKIKDCKEDESRRKIENLKDTTCSMVESIKHCIVLLQIAKDQSNEQQHANGLISTINPVDGVFQPTPLNTSVVSASAMPTQTTLPTDGAQVCKTEQRPSSLPVGPVVTVMGSLQTPTPNSTGSGPSAPSSSVTSPSHMNVPPHTVPDFSYSSSEDEFYDADEFYQSSTSPKHCIDPNRTAAVNSEDGTALKRPDTNESINSSMSNGTTDADQFDSHDEKDDDGEGESVEEHKSVIMHLLSQVRLGMDLTKVVLPTFILERRSLLEMYADFFAHPDLFVSIAEQQDPRDRMVHVVKWYLSAFHAGRKGSVAKKPYNPILGEVFFCHWDLPTETEDLAASVSKSVSDGPVPWSSKNSVSFVAEQVSHHPPISAFYAECFSKKIQFNAHIWTKSKFLGMSIGVHNIGQGCVSCLEYDEHYILTFPNGYGRSILTVPWVELGGECNISCSKSGYSANIVFHTKPFYGGKKHRITAEIFAPSDKKSFCSIEGEWNGVMYSKLATGENAVFIDTKKIGIIKKKVRKLEDQLEYESRSLWKDVTVNLKLKDIDAATEAKHRLEEKQRAEARERKEKEMQWETRLFHEDGECWVYDKPLLKRLASQRH from the exons ATGGCGTCCATCATGGAGGGGCCGCTGAGCAAATGGACTAACGTCATGAAGGGGTGGCAGTACCGCTGGTTCGTACTGGACTATAACGCCGGCCTGCTGTCATACTATACT TCCAAGGACAAGATGATGCGTGGCTCTAGAAGAGGTTGTGTGCGACTACGG GGAGCTGTGATTGGAATCGATGACGAGGACGACAGCACTTTCACCATTACCGTGGACCAGAAGACTTTCCATTTTCAGG CCCGTGACGCAGACGAGCGGGAGAAGTGGATTCATGCCTTAGAGGGGACGATTCTTCGCCACACCCTTCAGCGG GAGGCAGAAACAGGATTCGTTCCCAGCGTTCAGGACTTCGACAAGAAGCTAGCTGAAGCAGATGCGTATTTGCAGATTTTGATCGACCAGTTAAAA ctttttgatgaaaaaattAAAGACTGCAAGGAAGATGAGTCACGCAGA AAAATCGAGAACCTGAAGGACACGACTTGT aGTATGGTAGAGTCCATCAAACACTGTATCGTACTACTACAGATTGCCAAG gaTCAAAGTAACGAACAGCAACACGCAAACGGACTGATA AGCACCATAAACCCAGTGGATGGGGTATTCCAGCCTACCCCTCTCAACACTTCTGTAGTCAGTGCCAGTGCCATGCCAACACAGACCACTCTACCCACAG ATGGAGCTCAGGTGTGTAAAACGGAACAGAGGCCTTCTTCTTTACCCGTGGGCCCTGTTGTTACGGTGATGGGCAGCCTTCAGACCCCCACTCCCAACAGCACAG GGAGTGGTCCTTCAGCGCCGAGCAGCAGTGTGACTTCGCCCAGTCACATGAACGTACCGCCCCACACCGTCCCTGACTTCTCCTATTCCAGCAGTGAAGACGAGTTTTACGACGCAGATGAGTTTTATCAGAGCAGCACCTCACCAAAACACTGCATAGA TCCAAACAGAACTGCCGCTGTGAACAGTGAAGACGGCACGGCCCTGAAACGGCCAGACACCAACGAATCAATCAACTCCTCCATGTCGAACGGCACCACTGACGCAG ATCAGTTTGACAGTCATGATGAGAAAGATGATGACGGCGAGGGTGAGTCCGTGGAAGAACACAAAAGTGTCATCATGCATCTGCTGTCTCAAGTGCGACTGGGCATGGATCTCACCaaa GTTGTCTTGCCGACATTTATCTTGGAGCGGAGGTCGTTACTGGAAATGTATGCAGATTTCTTTGCACACCCAGATTTGTTTGTAAG TATTGCAGAGCAGCAGGATCCAAGGGACCGCATGGTGCATGTGGTAAAGTGGTACCTCTCAGCCTTTCACGCTGGTCGGAAAGGATCTGTGGCCAAGAAGCCCTACAACCCCATTCTGGGTGAGGTGTTTTTCTGTCACTGGGACCTGCCTACCGAAACAGAGGATCTCGCTGCTTCTGTGAGT AAGTCTGTATCAGATGGGCCAGTGCCGTGGAGTAGCAAAAACAGTGTGTCATTTGTGGCAGAGCAGGTTTCTCACCACCCTCCTA tatctGCATTTTATGCTGAATGTTTCAGCAAAAAAATCCAGTTCAACGCCCACATCTGGACAAAATCAAAGTTCCTTGGAATGTCAATCGGTGTCCATAATATTGGTCAAG GTTGTGTGTCTTGTCTTGAATATGATGAGCACTATATTCTCACTTTTCCCAATGGCTATGGGAG GTCAATCCTCACTGTTCCATGGGTTGAGCTGGGTGGAGAGTGCAATATTTCCTGTTCCAAATCTGGCTACAGTGCCAATATAGTTTTCCACACCAAACCATTCTATGGTGGAAAGAAGCACAGAATAACTGCAGAGATATT CGCTCCCAGTGATAAGAAGTCATTCTGCTCCATAGAGGGAGAGTGGAATGGTGTGATGTATTCCAAATTGGCTACCGGG GAAAATGCAGTATTCATTGACACAAAGAAAATAGGAATTATTAAGAAGAAAGTGCGGAAATTGGAGGACCAGTTGGAATATGAATCCAGAAG TTTGTGGAAGGACGTGACCGTGAACCTGAAACTGAAGGACATCGATGCTGCGACGGAAGCCAAACACAGGCTGGAGGAGAAACAGAGGGCGGAGGCCAGAGAACGGAAGGAGAAGGAGATGCAATGGGAGACGAGA CTGTTTCATGAGGATGGTGAATGCTGGGTCTATGACAAGCCTCTTCTGAAGCGACTAGCATCGCAACGACACTGA
- the osbpl9 gene encoding oxysterol-binding protein-related protein 9 isoform X4 yields MSCSGKNREAETGFVPSVQDFDKKLAEADAYLQILIDQLKLFDEKIKDCKEDESRRKIENLKDTTCSMVESIKHCIVLLQIAKDQSNEQQHANGLISTINPVDGVFQPTPLNTSVVSASAMPTQTTLPTDGAQVCKTEQRPSSLPVGPVVTVMGSLQTPTPNSTGSGPSAPSSSVTSPSHMNVPPHTVPDFSYSSSEDEFYDADEFYQSSTSPKHCIDPNRTAAVNSEDGTALKRPDTNESINSSMSNGTTDADQFDSHDEKDDDGEGESVEEHKSVIMHLLSQVRLGMDLTKVVLPTFILERRSLLEMYADFFAHPDLFVSIAEQQDPRDRMVHVVKWYLSAFHAGRKGSVAKKPYNPILGEVFFCHWDLPTETEDLAASVSKSVSDGPVPWSSKNSVSFVAEQVSHHPPISAFYAECFSKKIQFNAHIWTKSKFLGMSIGVHNIGQGCVSCLEYDEHYILTFPNGYGRSILTVPWVELGGECNISCSKSGYSANIVFHTKPFYGGKKHRITAEIFAPSDKKSFCSIEGEWNGVMYSKLATGENAVFIDTKKIGIIKKKVRKLEDQLEYESRSLWKDVTVNLKLKDIDAATEAKHRLEEKQRAEARERKEKEMQWETRLFHEDGECWVYDKPLLKRLASQRH; encoded by the exons ATGTCCTGCAGTGGCAAGAATCGT GAGGCAGAAACAGGATTCGTTCCCAGCGTTCAGGACTTCGACAAGAAGCTAGCTGAAGCAGATGCGTATTTGCAGATTTTGATCGACCAGTTAAAA ctttttgatgaaaaaattAAAGACTGCAAGGAAGATGAGTCACGCAGA AAAATCGAGAACCTGAAGGACACGACTTGT aGTATGGTAGAGTCCATCAAACACTGTATCGTACTACTACAGATTGCCAAG gaTCAAAGTAACGAACAGCAACACGCAAACGGACTGATA AGCACCATAAACCCAGTGGATGGGGTATTCCAGCCTACCCCTCTCAACACTTCTGTAGTCAGTGCCAGTGCCATGCCAACACAGACCACTCTACCCACAG ATGGAGCTCAGGTGTGTAAAACGGAACAGAGGCCTTCTTCTTTACCCGTGGGCCCTGTTGTTACGGTGATGGGCAGCCTTCAGACCCCCACTCCCAACAGCACAG GGAGTGGTCCTTCAGCGCCGAGCAGCAGTGTGACTTCGCCCAGTCACATGAACGTACCGCCCCACACCGTCCCTGACTTCTCCTATTCCAGCAGTGAAGACGAGTTTTACGACGCAGATGAGTTTTATCAGAGCAGCACCTCACCAAAACACTGCATAGA TCCAAACAGAACTGCCGCTGTGAACAGTGAAGACGGCACGGCCCTGAAACGGCCAGACACCAACGAATCAATCAACTCCTCCATGTCGAACGGCACCACTGACGCAG ATCAGTTTGACAGTCATGATGAGAAAGATGATGACGGCGAGGGTGAGTCCGTGGAAGAACACAAAAGTGTCATCATGCATCTGCTGTCTCAAGTGCGACTGGGCATGGATCTCACCaaa GTTGTCTTGCCGACATTTATCTTGGAGCGGAGGTCGTTACTGGAAATGTATGCAGATTTCTTTGCACACCCAGATTTGTTTGTAAG TATTGCAGAGCAGCAGGATCCAAGGGACCGCATGGTGCATGTGGTAAAGTGGTACCTCTCAGCCTTTCACGCTGGTCGGAAAGGATCTGTGGCCAAGAAGCCCTACAACCCCATTCTGGGTGAGGTGTTTTTCTGTCACTGGGACCTGCCTACCGAAACAGAGGATCTCGCTGCTTCTGTGAGT AAGTCTGTATCAGATGGGCCAGTGCCGTGGAGTAGCAAAAACAGTGTGTCATTTGTGGCAGAGCAGGTTTCTCACCACCCTCCTA tatctGCATTTTATGCTGAATGTTTCAGCAAAAAAATCCAGTTCAACGCCCACATCTGGACAAAATCAAAGTTCCTTGGAATGTCAATCGGTGTCCATAATATTGGTCAAG GTTGTGTGTCTTGTCTTGAATATGATGAGCACTATATTCTCACTTTTCCCAATGGCTATGGGAG GTCAATCCTCACTGTTCCATGGGTTGAGCTGGGTGGAGAGTGCAATATTTCCTGTTCCAAATCTGGCTACAGTGCCAATATAGTTTTCCACACCAAACCATTCTATGGTGGAAAGAAGCACAGAATAACTGCAGAGATATT CGCTCCCAGTGATAAGAAGTCATTCTGCTCCATAGAGGGAGAGTGGAATGGTGTGATGTATTCCAAATTGGCTACCGGG GAAAATGCAGTATTCATTGACACAAAGAAAATAGGAATTATTAAGAAGAAAGTGCGGAAATTGGAGGACCAGTTGGAATATGAATCCAGAAG TTTGTGGAAGGACGTGACCGTGAACCTGAAACTGAAGGACATCGATGCTGCGACGGAAGCCAAACACAGGCTGGAGGAGAAACAGAGGGCGGAGGCCAGAGAACGGAAGGAGAAGGAGATGCAATGGGAGACGAGA CTGTTTCATGAGGATGGTGAATGCTGGGTCTATGACAAGCCTCTTCTGAAGCGACTAGCATCGCAACGACACTGA